From one Sphingobium cloacae genomic stretch:
- a CDS encoding efflux RND transporter periplasmic adaptor subunit — MTLKSDTVRWGASILVVALLAGGTGYWAGHRSPQPQAAASGEAGTGSGKVLYWYDPMFPNQKFDKPGKSPFMDMQLVPRYADGESAGAAPGVTVDPSARQSLGLRVAEARMGSLASTLEVTGTIDFNQRDVAVIQARSGGFVSRVYARAPGDVVRAGAPIADLLLPEWGGAQTEYLSVRRLGKPDLTAAARQRLRLMGMSDGLIASVERSGRPNGVVTITTPISGTIQTLDARAGVTLAMGQTLAQVSGLGTVWLNAAVPEARAGDVRVGQNASTTLAGFPGERFAGRVIAILPTTQADSRTLTVRIELPNRDGRLRPGMFASVALGGDAKPALLVPSEAVIRTGRRTLVMLAAGDGRYHPAEVRIGREAGGETEILAGLSPGENVVVSGQFLIDSEASLSGIEARPIGGGAASATIAAPASKATLYETTGKIERITANSVTLSHEPVPALDWPAMTMTFALANPGIARGFKAGDRVRFGFDRPPAGPTLRHMAKVAGQ; from the coding sequence ATGACGCTCAAGTCGGACACAGTGCGCTGGGGCGCATCGATCCTTGTCGTCGCGCTGCTGGCCGGCGGCACAGGCTATTGGGCGGGCCACAGGTCGCCGCAACCGCAGGCCGCCGCGTCCGGCGAGGCGGGCACAGGCTCGGGCAAGGTGCTCTACTGGTACGACCCGATGTTTCCCAACCAGAAGTTCGACAAGCCCGGCAAGTCGCCGTTCATGGATATGCAGCTTGTGCCCAGATATGCCGACGGCGAAAGTGCCGGCGCGGCGCCCGGGGTGACGGTCGATCCCTCCGCGCGCCAGAGCCTCGGCCTGCGCGTGGCCGAGGCCCGCATGGGCAGCCTTGCGAGCACGCTGGAAGTCACCGGCACGATCGACTTCAACCAGCGCGACGTCGCCGTCATCCAGGCGCGTTCGGGCGGGTTCGTGAGCCGCGTCTATGCGCGAGCGCCCGGGGACGTGGTCCGCGCCGGCGCGCCGATCGCGGACCTGCTCCTGCCCGAATGGGGCGGCGCGCAGACCGAATATCTGAGCGTCAGGCGGCTCGGCAAGCCCGACCTCACCGCGGCCGCGCGCCAGCGACTGCGGCTGATGGGCATGTCCGACGGCCTCATCGCCAGCGTCGAGCGGAGCGGACGCCCGAACGGCGTGGTGACGATCACGACGCCGATCTCGGGCACGATCCAGACGCTCGACGCCCGTGCCGGCGTGACGCTCGCCATGGGCCAGACGCTCGCCCAGGTAAGCGGGCTCGGCACCGTCTGGCTCAATGCCGCGGTGCCCGAAGCGCGCGCGGGCGATGTCCGGGTCGGCCAGAATGCCAGCACCACGCTGGCGGGCTTCCCCGGCGAGCGCTTCGCCGGCCGGGTGATCGCGATCCTGCCGACCACGCAGGCCGACAGCCGCACGCTCACCGTGCGGATCGAGCTGCCCAACCGGGACGGCCGGTTGCGGCCGGGCATGTTCGCCAGCGTCGCGCTTGGCGGCGATGCCAAGCCGGCGCTGCTGGTGCCGAGCGAAGCGGTGATCCGCACGGGCAGGCGCACGCTCGTCATGCTGGCCGCAGGCGACGGGCGCTATCATCCCGCCGAGGTCCGCATCGGCCGCGAGGCAGGCGGCGAGACCGAGATCCTTGCCGGCCTGTCGCCCGGCGAGAACGTCGTCGTCTCGGGGCAGTTCCTGATCGATTCCGAGGCGAGCCTGTCGGGAATCGAGGCGCGGCCGATCGGCGGCGGTGCGGCATCGGCGACCATCGCCGCGCCGGCGTCGAAAGCCACGCTGTACGAGACGACGGGCAAGATCGAGCGGATCACGGCCAATTCGGTGACGCTCAGCCACGAGCCCGTTCCCGCGCTCGACTGGCCGGCGATGACGATGACCTTCGCGCTCGCCAATCCGGGCATCGCGCGCGGCTTCAAGGCGGGTGACCGGGTCCGGTTCGGGTTCGACCGGCCCCCGGCGGGACCGACGCTGCGGCATATGGCGAAGGTGGCGGGCCAGTGA
- a CDS encoding TolC family protein, translated as MIMMPRRAVRRLLLSIGATLASAWAVPVSAGPLTYEQAVRLAAANAPSLKARAAATAGARSSAVAADRLPDPTLDLGLQNFPVSGPNAGSFTRDDFTMATIGFSQTFPNLAKRHARAARAAADIGIAEAGELVEGRNVRLETALAWVDLYYGERRLRQLDLLDASLDDLQKTVTARLASGSARPSQALEPDQLRAAIADRRAEMAAVVAQARARLARYTGDPDPQATGDPPILDVDPIRLRAGIDALPAVRAQDARIAVAEADVRLARADKRSDWKVGVTYGRRDPMYGDMASVGVSIDLPMFAGKRQNPRIAASESLVQGGRFDREAIRRELVAQLDADLADHAMHLSRLRNARETLVPLARRRAELDRDSYAAGKLDLGTALLSTLALAEAEVETLNREADVARDAVRINITYGEERP; from the coding sequence ATGATCATGATGCCGAGGCGCGCTGTGCGACGCCTGTTGCTCTCTATCGGTGCGACGCTTGCGAGCGCCTGGGCCGTGCCGGTGTCGGCCGGCCCGCTCACCTACGAGCAGGCAGTGAGGCTCGCTGCCGCCAACGCGCCAAGCCTCAAGGCGCGCGCGGCGGCGACAGCCGGCGCCCGCTCTTCGGCGGTCGCGGCCGATCGCCTGCCCGATCCGACGCTCGACCTGGGCCTGCAGAACTTCCCGGTGAGCGGCCCCAATGCCGGCAGCTTCACGCGCGACGATTTCACTATGGCGACGATCGGGTTCAGCCAGACCTTCCCCAATCTCGCCAAGCGCCATGCACGCGCCGCGCGCGCCGCGGCCGATATCGGTATCGCCGAGGCGGGCGAGCTGGTCGAAGGCCGCAACGTGCGGCTCGAGACCGCCCTCGCCTGGGTCGATCTCTATTATGGAGAACGCCGGCTCCGGCAGCTCGACCTGCTCGATGCCAGCCTCGACGACCTGCAGAAGACCGTGACCGCACGCCTGGCGTCGGGCAGCGCGCGCCCGAGCCAGGCGCTCGAGCCCGACCAGCTCCGCGCCGCCATCGCCGATCGCCGCGCCGAGATGGCTGCGGTGGTGGCGCAGGCGCGGGCCCGGCTCGCGCGCTATACCGGCGACCCCGACCCGCAGGCGACGGGCGACCCGCCGATACTCGATGTCGATCCGATCCGGCTGCGGGCCGGGATCGATGCGCTTCCCGCCGTGCGCGCGCAGGACGCGCGGATCGCAGTCGCCGAAGCGGACGTGCGCCTCGCGCGCGCCGACAAGCGCTCCGACTGGAAGGTCGGCGTCACCTATGGCCGGCGCGATCCCATGTACGGCGACATGGCCTCGGTCGGCGTGTCGATCGACCTGCCAATGTTCGCCGGCAAGCGCCAGAATCCCAGGATCGCTGCCAGCGAGAGCCTTGTGCAAGGGGGTCGGTTCGACCGCGAGGCGATCCGCCGCGAGCTGGTGGCGCAACTCGACGCCGATCTCGCAGACCATGCCATGCATCTCTCCCGGTTGCGCAATGCCCGCGAGACGCTGGTGCCCCTCGCCAGGCGCCGCGCCGAACTCGACCGCGACAGCTATGCCGCGGGCAAGCTCGACCTGGGAACCGCGCTGCTCTCGACCCTGGCGCTCGCCGAGGCCGAGGTCGAAACGCTCAACCGCGAGGCCGATGTCGCGCGCGACGCGGTCCGTATCAACATCACTTATGGGGAGGAGCGGCCATGA
- a CDS encoding heavy metal-responsive transcriptional regulator, with amino-acid sequence MGNFKIGELAAAAGVGRDTIRYYERMGLLREPARTAAGYRLYDATDLERVNFIRSAQELGFTLEQARQLLALRASDTAHAQAVLDITLAKIADAEARLERLSDIRDMLRMLADECPGEVPVSDCPILAFLTARRKDQQHNKKHQAAQDERSPRAKGVLS; translated from the coding sequence ATGGGCAATTTCAAGATCGGCGAACTGGCCGCGGCCGCAGGCGTGGGGCGGGATACGATCCGCTATTATGAGCGGATGGGCCTGCTGCGCGAGCCCGCGCGCACGGCAGCGGGCTACAGGCTCTACGACGCGACCGACCTCGAGCGCGTCAATTTCATCCGCTCGGCGCAGGAGCTTGGTTTCACACTCGAACAGGCCCGGCAGCTGCTGGCGCTCAGGGCGTCGGACACCGCGCATGCCCAGGCCGTGCTCGATATCACGCTTGCCAAGATCGCGGACGCCGAAGCCCGGCTCGAGCGCCTGTCGGATATCCGCGACATGCTGCGGATGCTCGCCGACGAATGCCCGGGCGAAGTGCCGGTCTCCGATTGCCCGATCCTCGCCTTCCTGACGGCGCGGCGGAAAGACCAGCAGCATAACAAGAAACATCAGGCAGCGCAGGACGAACGATCACCACGAGCGAAAGGGGTTTTGTCATGA
- a CDS encoding 2Fe-2S iron-sulfur cluster-binding protein produces the protein MSRRISLRRLSLGCAIALSLSASAGAQEGEDHAAHHGAGMPAGGGMSAPAEPGSSDMAKMMNPMMDRMINGEGENEHGHESRRTGFISQLLAFPALDEAARQRVAAQAGERVSTGLAMINAASADGARATTVSARLDAARRLREGTDLFRSGTAAQGAIGGLQPPREVGLAWLRDQLDIDQAAPGHADHWFGISPSHLLLMLFLGLVSATLIALQIFRLRRIGAIAGGVATAKVPAKPEPKAAPPATRVAPAPAPVADSAGLAPSNAAAPAGASLRKPKSWAGQLRVVQIVRETPSVLTFRLADPTADRLPFDFLPGQFLQVEVEPEAGKTARRSYTIASSPTQRAYVELTVKREEQGVVSRYLHDKVVADDLLKVSGPFGAFTFTGTDAQSIVLIAGGVGITPMMSVLRYLTDTAWKGDIFFFYGARSTEEFVFRDELERLERRFPNLHVVAAMQRAPGTVWMGPEGPITREMILAAVPEIASRRIHMCGPPAMMGAMRGVLAELGVPEAQLHTEAFGPASLPADHEDLEVKPAPPPADKPAPSAEVAPSTVTFSVSGVSAALPADETVLEAAEGAGVEIPYACRAGTCGACVVKLLQGEVTMEVESGLAPADKAQGYVLACQAKGTGTPLVVEA, from the coding sequence ATGTCCAGGCGGATCAGCCTTCGACGCTTGAGCCTCGGCTGCGCAATCGCTCTCAGCCTGTCCGCGAGCGCGGGCGCGCAGGAGGGCGAGGATCATGCCGCGCATCATGGCGCAGGCATGCCGGCCGGCGGGGGCATGTCCGCACCGGCAGAGCCGGGGTCGTCGGACATGGCGAAGATGATGAACCCCATGATGGATCGCATGATCAATGGGGAAGGGGAGAATGAGCACGGCCACGAATCGCGCCGGACCGGCTTCATCTCGCAGCTGCTCGCCTTTCCCGCGCTTGACGAAGCGGCAAGGCAGCGGGTCGCTGCGCAGGCCGGCGAACGGGTAAGCACGGGTCTGGCGATGATCAACGCCGCCTCGGCCGACGGCGCGCGTGCGACCACGGTCTCGGCCCGGCTCGATGCGGCGCGGCGCCTGCGCGAGGGAACCGACCTGTTCCGCTCCGGCACCGCCGCGCAGGGCGCGATCGGGGGCTTGCAGCCGCCCCGGGAGGTCGGGCTTGCCTGGCTGCGCGATCAGCTCGACATCGACCAGGCCGCGCCCGGCCATGCCGATCACTGGTTCGGCATCTCGCCCTCGCACCTCCTTCTCATGCTGTTCCTGGGGCTGGTGAGCGCCACGCTTATCGCGCTGCAGATCTTCCGCCTGCGGCGGATCGGGGCGATCGCCGGCGGTGTCGCCACCGCCAAGGTTCCAGCAAAGCCGGAGCCGAAGGCTGCCCCTCCCGCTACCAGGGTTGCGCCCGCGCCTGCACCCGTTGCCGACAGCGCCGGGCTCGCGCCGAGCAATGCGGCCGCACCCGCTGGGGCGTCGCTGCGCAAGCCCAAAAGCTGGGCGGGGCAGCTGCGCGTGGTCCAGATCGTGCGAGAGACGCCGAGCGTGCTGACCTTCCGGCTCGCGGACCCGACCGCCGACCGGCTGCCGTTCGACTTCCTGCCGGGCCAGTTCCTGCAGGTCGAGGTAGAGCCCGAAGCGGGCAAGACCGCGCGCCGTTCCTACACGATCGCCTCTTCGCCGACCCAGCGGGCCTATGTCGAACTGACGGTCAAGCGCGAGGAGCAGGGCGTGGTCTCGCGATACCTGCACGACAAGGTCGTCGCCGACGATCTGCTGAAGGTCAGCGGACCGTTCGGCGCCTTCACCTTCACGGGAACGGATGCCCAGAGCATCGTGCTGATCGCGGGCGGGGTCGGCATCACCCCGATGATGTCGGTGCTGCGCTATCTCACCGACACCGCGTGGAAGGGTGATATCTTCTTCTTCTACGGCGCACGGTCGACCGAGGAATTCGTGTTCCGCGACGAGCTCGAGCGGCTCGAACGCCGTTTTCCCAACCTCCATGTCGTCGCCGCGATGCAGCGCGCGCCCGGCACCGTCTGGATGGGCCCCGAAGGGCCGATCACGCGCGAGATGATCCTGGCCGCGGTGCCGGAGATCGCGAGCCGGCGCATCCATATGTGCGGCCCGCCGGCGATGATGGGCGCGATGCGCGGCGTGCTGGCGGAACTCGGCGTCCCCGAAGCGCAGCTGCACACCGAGGCGTTCGGTCCGGCCTCGCTGCCGGCCGACCACGAGGATCTCGAGGTCAAGCCCGCGCCCCCGCCAGCGGATAAGCCGGCCCCGAGCGCCGAGGTGGCGCCGAGCACGGTGACCTTCTCCGTGTCGGGGGTGTCGGCGGCCTTGCCCGCGGACGAGACCGTGCTGGAGGCGGCCGAGGGCGCGGGCGTCGAGATCCCCTATGCATGCCGTGCGGGCACATGCGGCGCCTGCGTGGTCAAGCTGCTGCAGGGCGAAGTGACGATGGAGGTCGAATCCGGCCTTGCGCCCGCCGACAAGGCGCAAGGCTATGTGCTCGCGTGCCAGGCGAAGGGGACGGGCACGCCGCTCGTGGTCGAAGCCTGA
- a CDS encoding DUF1622 domain-containing protein, translating into MITIEADWLSAFFRLAVIGLELAGTLTILVGAGLATFLFARRARAGDRTEAYSAFRSALGRSILLGLEFLVAGDIVKSLVINPTLDDLIVLAGLVLVRTFLSISLGVEINGHWPWEETRMAREKARAASDGSPATAEAAGCGTALKG; encoded by the coding sequence ATGATCACCATTGAGGCCGACTGGCTGAGCGCCTTCTTCCGGCTCGCGGTGATCGGCCTGGAACTGGCGGGCACGCTGACCATCCTGGTCGGCGCGGGGCTCGCAACCTTTCTGTTTGCGCGGCGGGCGAGGGCGGGCGACCGAACCGAGGCCTATAGCGCGTTCCGCTCGGCGCTCGGCCGCAGCATCCTGCTCGGCCTGGAATTTCTGGTCGCCGGCGACATCGTCAAGTCGCTGGTGATCAACCCAACGCTCGACGATCTCATCGTTCTGGCCGGGCTGGTGCTGGTGCGGACCTTCCTGAGCATCTCGCTCGGGGTCGAGATCAACGGCCACTGGCCCTGGGAGGAAACCCGGATGGCGCGGGAGAAGGCGCGTGCGGCGTCGGATGGGTCGCCTGCGACGGCTGAGGCCGCCGGATGCGGCACAGCGCTCAAGGGATAG
- a CDS encoding four-helix bundle copper-binding protein: MMIERRELLMAGAGLAAAGTLAVPAAAQQHRMEGMAMSMTDCIDDCVASHRMCLETAAWLTKQGGASATASLIAMLNDCAELCQATANSMLRESALHRIVCRACADACERCAEECGRHSADQRIARCSATCKKCAASCRTMADMSS; the protein is encoded by the coding sequence ATGATGATCGAGAGACGCGAATTGCTGATGGCCGGCGCCGGCCTTGCCGCCGCCGGAACGCTGGCTGTGCCGGCGGCGGCGCAGCAGCATCGAATGGAAGGGATGGCGATGTCGATGACGGACTGCATCGACGATTGCGTGGCTTCGCACCGCATGTGCCTGGAAACCGCCGCTTGGCTGACGAAGCAAGGCGGCGCGTCAGCTACGGCGTCGCTGATCGCCATGCTGAACGACTGTGCGGAACTGTGCCAGGCGACCGCCAACTCGATGCTGCGGGAATCTGCCCTGCACCGCATCGTCTGCCGCGCCTGCGCCGACGCTTGCGAGCGCTGCGCCGAGGAATGCGGACGCCATAGCGCGGACCAGCGGATCGCGCGTTGCTCGGCCACCTGCAAGAAATGCGCGGCGAGCTGCCGAACGATGGCGGACATGTCGAGCTGA
- a CDS encoding glycoside hydrolase family 130 protein, producing the protein MPSTETYKYAVPDQPRAQRIADRVLALDPASLHDELQRILDDFSGRHREVPSLFLRRFHEVDGIIVCDCEVTHEQALLIGAHFCNEYSYEAAALFNPSIVLHPDQSAVPENSLRFILSLRGVGEGHISSVTFRTGFCAADGTIAINPPSPMPLVLETENISGEDGPDAGIRIKCDGSHDLSEIVIFPTTPSQRGGIEDLRLVRFLDDDGRATHFGTYTAFSGQSVRQELLSTPDFRTFELRPLRGDATGSKGMALFPRRIAGHFAMLGREDNENIWFLTSADIHDWSGGAKAIEPRWPWEFVQIGNCGSPIEIDEGWLVVTHGVGAVRNYCIGACLLDRDDPSKLLARTKLPLLRSDMDEREGYVPNVAYSCGAMVHNRVLVLPYAIADSFTTFATIPLERLLAAMD; encoded by the coding sequence ATGCCGTCGACGGAAACCTATAAATATGCGGTACCGGATCAGCCACGTGCGCAGCGCATCGCCGACCGCGTCCTGGCGCTCGACCCAGCATCGCTCCACGATGAGTTGCAACGCATTCTTGATGATTTCTCGGGAAGGCATCGTGAGGTTCCGTCCCTGTTTTTGCGGCGGTTCCACGAGGTTGATGGCATCATCGTCTGTGATTGCGAGGTCACCCATGAACAGGCGCTCTTGATCGGTGCCCATTTTTGCAACGAATATTCCTATGAGGCAGCAGCGCTTTTCAATCCGAGCATCGTCCTGCATCCTGATCAGTCTGCTGTACCTGAAAACTCTCTCCGATTCATTCTTTCCCTGCGAGGCGTGGGCGAGGGGCATATCTCCTCCGTCACCTTTCGCACCGGGTTTTGCGCCGCGGACGGAACCATAGCAATCAATCCTCCGAGCCCCATGCCGCTCGTGCTGGAGACTGAAAACATCTCCGGCGAGGACGGGCCGGACGCGGGCATTCGGATCAAGTGCGATGGCAGCCACGATCTCTCGGAGATCGTGATCTTTCCGACAACCCCCAGCCAGCGTGGTGGCATCGAAGACCTTCGCTTGGTCCGCTTCCTGGACGACGATGGCCGAGCCACCCATTTCGGTACATATACGGCATTTAGCGGCCAGTCCGTCCGGCAGGAGTTGTTGTCCACGCCGGACTTCCGGACATTCGAACTCAGACCGCTGCGTGGGGATGCCACCGGTAGCAAGGGCATGGCGCTTTTCCCCCGACGCATTGCCGGGCACTTTGCCATGCTTGGGCGCGAGGATAACGAAAATATCTGGTTCCTGACGTCCGCGGACATTCACGACTGGAGTGGCGGAGCGAAAGCCATCGAACCTCGCTGGCCTTGGGAGTTTGTCCAGATCGGTAATTGCGGATCGCCGATCGAGATCGACGAAGGCTGGCTGGTCGTAACTCATGGAGTCGGCGCCGTTCGGAACTATTGCATCGGGGCGTGCCTGCTGGACCGTGACGATCCCTCGAAGCTGCTGGCGCGGACGAAGCTACCGCTTTTGCGGTCGGACATGGATGAGCGCGAAGGTTATGTGCCAAACGTAGCCTACAGCTGCGGCGCGATGGTACATAATCGGGTGCTGGTACTGCCTTATGCCATTGCTGACAGCTTCACCACTTTTGCCACTATTCCTCTCGAGCGTCTGCTGGCCGCCATGGATTAG
- a CDS encoding aldehyde dehydrogenase family protein: protein MFEKAIGTINAAASFRHRYDNFIGGRWSAPAGGEYFADTSPINGAQIAEFALSTPEDVERALDAAHAAKDQWARIAPAERARILNRVADRLEDNLELLALAETIDNGKPIRETRAADVPLAIDHFRYFAGCIRAEEGGISTIDADTIAYHFREPLGVVGQIIPWNFPLLMAAWKIAPALAAGNCTVIKPASQTPLTLLMFAELTADILPPGVLNVVTGPGRTVGQAIAANPRIAKVSFTGETVTGKQIMHAAADHLIPQTMELGGKSPNIFMADVLDEDDAFFDKALEGFTLFAFNKGEVCTCPSRALIHESIFDRFIERAVARVAAIRQGDPLDPSVQVGAQASEDQLHKILGYIDIGKAEGAQCLVGGARALPGGALDQGYFVQPTVFVGQNHMRIFQEEIFGPVLSVTTFKTVEEAIALANDTAYGLGAGVWTRSGNTAYRLGRAIEAGRVWTNCYHQYPAHAAFGGYKASGFGRENHRMMLDHYQQTKNLLVSYDEHALGLF, encoded by the coding sequence ATGTTCGAGAAGGCGATCGGGACCATTAACGCGGCGGCCTCCTTCCGACACCGCTATGATAATTTCATCGGAGGCCGCTGGAGCGCTCCTGCGGGCGGCGAGTATTTCGCCGACACGAGCCCGATCAATGGCGCCCAGATCGCAGAGTTCGCGCTGTCGACGCCGGAAGATGTCGAGCGCGCGCTCGATGCGGCGCACGCCGCCAAGGATCAATGGGCAAGGATCGCGCCCGCCGAACGCGCCAGGATTCTCAATCGCGTCGCCGACCGGCTCGAAGACAATCTGGAGTTGCTGGCACTTGCCGAGACGATCGACAATGGCAAGCCGATCCGCGAGACGCGCGCTGCCGACGTGCCGCTCGCGATCGACCATTTCCGCTACTTCGCCGGCTGCATCCGGGCGGAGGAAGGCGGCATCTCGACGATCGATGCGGACACCATCGCCTATCATTTCCGCGAGCCGCTCGGCGTCGTCGGCCAGATCATCCCGTGGAACTTCCCGCTGCTGATGGCGGCGTGGAAGATCGCCCCGGCGCTGGCGGCGGGCAACTGCACCGTCATCAAACCCGCATCCCAGACGCCGCTCACCTTGCTGATGTTCGCCGAGCTCACCGCCGACATCCTGCCGCCCGGCGTGCTCAATGTCGTTACCGGCCCGGGACGGACCGTTGGCCAGGCGATCGCCGCCAATCCGCGCATCGCCAAGGTCTCGTTCACCGGCGAGACCGTCACCGGCAAGCAGATCATGCACGCCGCGGCGGACCATCTGATCCCCCAGACGATGGAGCTTGGCGGCAAGTCGCCCAACATCTTCATGGCGGACGTGCTCGACGAGGACGATGCCTTCTTCGACAAGGCGCTCGAAGGCTTTACTTTGTTCGCCTTCAACAAGGGCGAGGTCTGTACCTGCCCGTCGCGCGCCCTGATCCATGAGTCGATCTTCGACCGCTTCATCGAGCGCGCCGTGGCGCGCGTCGCCGCGATCCGCCAGGGCGATCCGCTCGACCCGTCGGTCCAGGTCGGCGCGCAGGCGTCGGAGGACCAGCTCCACAAGATCCTGGGCTATATCGATATCGGCAAGGCCGAGGGCGCGCAGTGTCTGGTCGGTGGCGCCAGGGCGCTGCCGGGCGGTGCGCTCGACCAGGGCTATTTCGTGCAGCCGACCGTGTTCGTGGGTCAGAACCACATGCGCATCTTCCAGGAGGAGATCTTCGGTCCCGTCCTGTCGGTCACCACGTTCAAGACGGTCGAGGAGGCGATCGCACTTGCCAATGACACCGCCTACGGTCTTGGCGCGGGCGTCTGGACCCGGAGCGGCAACACCGCCTACCGGCTCGGCCGCGCGATCGAGGCCGGGCGGGTCTGGACCAACTGCTATCATCAGTACCCCGCCCATGCCGCCTTCGGCGGATACAAGGCATCGGGCTTCGGGCGTGAAAACCACCGGATGATGCTCGATCATTATCAGCAGACCAAGAATCTGCTCGTCTCCTATGACGAGCACGCGCTCGGCCTATTCTGA
- the adhP gene encoding alcohol dehydrogenase AdhP gives MAKTMKAAVVREFGKPLVIEDAPIPTVGPGQVLVKIAATGVCHTDLHAAEGDWPVKPNPPFIPGHEGVGHVAAVGAGVTHVKEGDRVGVPWLYTACGHCVHCLGGWETLCHEQQNTGYSVNGSFAEYVLADPNYVGHLPDNVDFLDIAPILCAGVTVYKGLKATEARPGEWVVVSGIGGLGHMAVQYARAMGLNVAAVDIDDSKLDLATRLGATLTVNARNEDPSAALKKAIGGAHGALVTAVSPKAFQQALGMVRRGGTVALNGLPPGDFPLSIFDTVLNGITVRGSIVGTRLDLLEALAFAGEGKVKATVHADKLENINDVFSRMHHGDIEGRIVLDLA, from the coding sequence ATGGCGAAAACCATGAAGGCGGCGGTCGTCCGCGAATTTGGCAAGCCCCTCGTCATCGAGGACGCGCCGATCCCGACGGTCGGCCCCGGGCAGGTCCTGGTCAAGATTGCGGCAACCGGCGTGTGCCATACCGACCTGCACGCGGCAGAAGGGGACTGGCCGGTCAAGCCCAACCCGCCCTTCATTCCTGGCCATGAGGGCGTCGGGCATGTCGCCGCCGTTGGTGCCGGCGTCACCCATGTGAAGGAAGGCGACCGGGTCGGTGTGCCCTGGCTCTACACCGCCTGCGGGCACTGCGTGCATTGCCTGGGTGGCTGGGAGACGCTTTGCCACGAACAGCAGAACACCGGCTATTCGGTCAATGGCAGCTTTGCCGAATATGTCCTCGCCGATCCCAACTATGTTGGTCACCTTCCCGACAATGTCGACTTCCTCGACATTGCGCCGATCCTCTGCGCGGGCGTCACCGTCTACAAGGGATTGAAGGCCACCGAGGCCCGACCCGGCGAGTGGGTGGTCGTCTCCGGCATTGGCGGGCTCGGCCACATGGCGGTGCAATATGCCCGAGCCATGGGTCTCAATGTGGCCGCGGTCGACATCGACGATAGCAAGCTCGACCTCGCTACACGCCTTGGCGCCACACTGACGGTCAACGCGCGCAACGAGGACCCTTCGGCAGCGCTCAAGAAAGCCATTGGCGGCGCGCACGGGGCGCTGGTGACCGCCGTTTCGCCCAAGGCGTTCCAGCAGGCGCTCGGCATGGTCCGGCGCGGCGGCACGGTCGCGCTCAACGGCCTGCCGCCGGGCGACTTCCCGTTGTCGATCTTCGACACCGTGCTGAACGGCATTACCGTGCGCGGCTCGATCGTCGGCACGCGGCTCGATCTGCTCGAGGCACTGGCGTTCGCCGGCGAGGGCAAGGTCAAGGCCACGGTCCATGCAGACAAGCTGGAGAACATCAACGACGTCTTCTCCCGCATGCATCATGGCGACATCGAGGGCCGGATCGTCCTCGACCTCGCCTGA